One Corynebacterium efficiens YS-314 DNA segment encodes these proteins:
- the rpsR gene encoding 30S ribosomal protein S18 has protein sequence MKQRNNAKRVRLEQTRRPKKNPLKAAGIEKVDYKDINTLRQFISDRHKIRSRRVTGLTPQQQREVATAVKNAREMALLPFTSR, from the coding sequence ATGAAGCAGCGCAACAACGCTAAGCGTGTCCGCCTGGAGCAGACCCGCCGCCCCAAGAAGAACCCGCTGAAGGCAGCGGGCATCGAGAAGGTTGACTACAAGGACATCAACACCCTTCGTCAGTTCATCTCGGACCGCCACAAGATCCGTTCCCGTCGTGTCACCGGCCTGACCCCGCAGCAGCAGCGCGAGGTCGCCACCGCCGTGAAGAATGCACGCGAGATGGCTCTCCTGCCGTTCACCAGCCGCTAA
- the rpsN gene encoding 30S ribosomal protein S14, with protein sequence MAKKSKIAKNEQRKAIVARYAERRAELKAIIRNPNTSDEDRLDAQFELNRQPRDAAQVRVRNRDAHDGRPRGYLRKFGLSRVRMREMAHRGELPGVRKSSW encoded by the coding sequence ATGGCAAAGAAGTCTAAGATCGCCAAGAATGAGCAGCGCAAGGCTATCGTCGCCCGCTACGCGGAGCGTCGCGCAGAGCTCAAGGCCATCATCCGTAACCCGAACACCTCTGATGAGGATCGTCTGGATGCACAGTTCGAACTGAACCGTCAGCCACGCGACGCCGCTCAGGTCCGCGTTCGTAACCGCGACGCCCACGACGGTCGTCCCCGCGGTTACCTCCGCAAGTTCGGTCTGTCCCGTGTCCGTATGCGCGAGATGGCTCACCGCGGTGAGCTGCCGGGCGTTCGTAAGTCCAGCTGGTAG
- the rpmG gene encoding 50S ribosomal protein L33, whose amino-acid sequence MARNDIRPIIKLKSTAGTGYTYVTRKNKRNNPDRITLKKFDPVIRKHVEFREER is encoded by the coding sequence ATGGCACGTAATGATATCCGCCCCATCATCAAGCTGAAGTCTACGGCTGGCACCGGTTACACCTATGTCACCCGCAAGAACAAGCGCAACAACCCGGACCGTATCACCCTCAAGAAGTTCGATCCGGTTATCCGCAAGCACGTCGAATTCCGCGAGGAGCGATAA
- the rpmB gene encoding 50S ribosomal protein L28: protein MSAHCQVTGRQPSFGKSVSHSHRRTSRRWNPNVQRRKFFVPSMGRTITLTVSTKGLKVIDRDGIEAVVAQIRARGEKI from the coding sequence ATGTCGGCACATTGCCAAGTAACGGGACGCCAGCCGAGTTTCGGCAAGTCTGTCTCGCACTCGCACCGACGCACTTCCCGCCGTTGGAACCCCAACGTGCAGCGTCGCAAGTTTTTCGTCCCCTCCATGGGACGCACCATCACCCTGACCGTATCCACCAAGGGCCTGAAGGTCATTGACCGCGATGGCATCGAAGCCGTCGTGGCTCAGATCCGCGCACGTGGGGAGAAGATCTAA